The proteins below are encoded in one region of Ricinus communis isolate WT05 ecotype wild-type chromosome 6, ASM1957865v1, whole genome shotgun sequence:
- the LOC8262290 gene encoding protein NLP2, which yields MDHAVSALNSTLLTFSSTSMDLDFLDKSLSPASWLECTDGINLLEPEPSRSSVLFDTSQYSPFKRPDHFSLDSDLQIHRKEIENMPENPSLDVYPGIKEHVADTTISLVQPEGGESGKRCLTDPSSTINSRLMIAIEYLKDYVEESDVLIQIWVPTNKGGQIVLTTIDQPYSLNPNCKGLASYRNVSKTFHLTADADLKESAGLPGRVFLGKLPEWTPDVRFFRSDECPRKNYAKLYQISGCLALPVFEQDSGVCMAVVEIVTTTQKISYHLEVEIVCKALEAVDLKGSQDCFPFGVKACNQFYQIAVPEISEILQSVYDTFRLPLAMTWAICDRQGESEQHQFAEEFGYCICTVDSACCVAENDLMGFHEACSEQYLFLDQGIVGKAFATNKQRFATDITSFSKTSYPLSHHARIFNLGAAVAIPLRNMYTGLVEYVLELFLPRDCKSIEEQKQIWDILPGIVQQACQSFHVIMDKELDNEVSEQVVVDLDRRLLKFVSSPSEPSQEESFWTPHKIDTEKKGKCDFMSWGCPKEEAEDEFKITTHWDNNELDIYQEQIFSDFDHPNFMLDLRVNDSEDSSVGQYRSLSSRSAGEKRQMKTEKTISLQVLRQYFAGSLKDAAKSIGVCPTTLKRICRQHGINRWPSRKIKKVDHSLRKLQLVVNSIRGAEGLIQVDSFYKTFGEFSSPKISGKGPLQSFETSDNSKKLNPQPETGLLRPQANDSKSQSSSCSQNSRSRICGCNEARQLNTPTPTNDLKNGCTNIGVEVPAVALKRTGSEAQLHSLNLPSLPKSTGQNLRDGVIFRVKATFGEENIRFSLLPNWGFRDLQLEIAKRFKIDDFTKIYLKYLDIDHESVLLTCDADLEECIDLLSLSHMNTIKISLHQASHQPNLGSSFSSSSQS from the exons ATGGATCATGCTGTTTCTGCACTTAATTCTACATTATTGACCTTCTCAAGCACTTCCATGGATTTGGATTTCCTGGATAAATCTTTATCTCCAGCAAGTTGGCTCGAGTGTACGGACGGGATCAACCTCTTGGAGCCTGAACCTTCCCGCTCCAGTGTTCTTTTTGACACTTCACAATATTCTCCTTTTAAAAGACCTGATCATTTCAGTCTAGATTCGGATCTTCAGATCCACCGAAAGGAAATCGAGAACATGCCTGAAAACCCATCTCTAGATGTTTATCCAGGAATTAAAGAACATGTGGCTGATACTACCATATCTTTAGTACAACCTGAAGGTGGTGAATCAGGAAAAAGGTGTTTGACCGATCCATCTAGTACAATAAATAGTAGATTGATGATAGCTATAGAATACTTGAAAGACTATGTGGAAGAAAGTGATGTACTTATTCAGATATGGGTGCCTACTAACAAAGGAGGTCAAATTGTACTCACCACTATTGACCAGCCTTATTCTCTGAATCCAAATTGCAAGGGTCTTGCAAGTTACAGAAATGTTTCGAAAACATTTCACCTCACAGCTGATGCGGACTTGAAGGAGTCAGCCGGTTTGCCTGGTCGAGTTTTCTTGGGGAAGTTGCCTGAATGGACTCCTGATGTTCGTTTCTTTAGGAGCGATGAATGCCCAAGAAAAAATTATGCCAAACTGTATCAAATCAGTGGATGTCTTGCTCTACCTGTTTTTGAACAAGACAGTGGAGTTTGCATGGCTGTTGTTGAGATTGTGACAACTACTCAAAAGATTAGTTACCATCTGGAAGTAGAAATTGTATGTAAAGCTCTTGAG GCTGTCGATCTAAAGGGTTCACAAGACTGCTTCCCTTTTGGTGTAAAA GCTTGCAATCAATTCTACCAAATTGCAGTTCCAGAGATTTCAGAGATTTTACAATCTGTCTACGATACATTTAGATTGCCTTTAGCTATGACATGGGCAATATGTGACCGGCAAGGCGAAAGTGAACAGCATCAATTCGCTGAAGAGTTTGGTTATTGTATATGCACTGTCGATTCTGCTTGCTGTGTAGCTGAAAATGATCTCATGGGATTTCATGAAGCATGCTCCGAACAATACCTTTTTCTAGACCAGGGCATAGTTGGGAAAGCATTTGCGACAAACAAGCAACGGTTTGCTACTGATATAACCTCCTTTAGCAAAACAAGTTATCCTCTATCTCACCATGCCAGGATCTTTAATTTGGGTGCAGCTGTAGCAATACCTTTGCGAAACATGTACACTGGATTGGTTGAATACGTCTTGGAGCTATTCTTGCCAAGGGATTGCAAAAGTATTGAAGAACAAAAGCAGATATGGGATATATTGCCTGGTATCGTCCAACAGGCTTGTCAGAGTTTTCATGTTATTATGGACAAGGAACTAGATAATGAAGTCAGTGAACAGGTAGTTGTTGATTTGGACAGAAGGCTTCTGAAGTTTGTATCTTCACCTTCTGAACCCTCTCAAGAGGAGTCATTTTGGACTCCGCACAAGATTGATACAGAGAAGAAGGGGAAATGTGATTTTATGTCATGGGGATGCCCAAAAGAAGAAGCTGAAGATGAGTTCAAGATTACAACTCATTGGGATAATAATGAGCTAGACATATACCAAGAACAGATCTTTTCAGATTTTGATCATCCAAATTTCATGCTTGATCTTCGTGTTAATGATAGTGAAGACTCATCTGTTGGTCAGTATCGATCATTAAGCAGCAGAAGCGCTGGCGAGAAGAGACAGATGAAAACAGAGAAAACAATCAGTCTGCAAGTTCTTCGACAATACTTTGCAGGGAGTCTTAAGGATGCTGCTAAGAGTATTGGAG TATGCCCCACTACTCTGAAAAGGATATGCAGGCAACATGGTATCAACCGTTGGCCGTCTCGAAAAATCAAGAAAGTTGATCACTCTTTGAGGAAACTCCAACTTGTAGTTAACTCCATCCGGGGGGCAGAGGGTCTCATTCAGGTTGATTCCTTCTATAAAACCTTCGGAGAATTTAGCTCACCAAAGATTTCCGGAAAGGGTCCATTACAGTCATTCGAGACAAGTGACAATTCCAAGAAATTAAACCCTCAACCTGAGACTGGCCTGTTGAGACCCCAAGCCAATGATTCAAAATCTCAGTCCTCTTCATGCAGTCAGAATTCTCGTTCAAGAATTTGTGGTTGTAACGAAGCAAGGCAGCTTAACACCCCCACCCCCACCAATGACTTGAAAAATGGATGTACTAATATAGGGGTCGAAGTTCCTGCTGTTGCACTGAAGAGAACTGGCAGCGAAGCACAATTGCATTCCCTGAACTTACCATCCTTGCCAAAAAGTACTGGCCAGAATTTACGAGATGGAGTAATCTTCAGAGTGAAAGCTACTTTTGGAGAAGAAAACATACGATTCAGCTTGCTGCCGAATTGGGGTTTCAGGGATTTACAGCTAGAGATTGCCAAGCGTTTCAAAATAGATGACTTCACAAAAATTTATCTCAAGTACTTGGACATTGATCACGAGTCGGTTTTATTGACTTGTGATGCTGATCTTGAGGAGTGTATAGACTTACTTAGCTTGTCTCATATGAACACCATCAAAATCTCTCTTCATCAAGCTTCCCACCAACCAAATCTCGGAAGTTCATTCAGCAGTAGCAGCCAATCTTAA